The Erythrolamprus reginae isolate rEryReg1 chromosome 3, rEryReg1.hap1, whole genome shotgun sequence genome contains a region encoding:
- the CTTNBP2NL gene encoding CTTNBP2 N-terminal-like protein isoform X2, giving the protein MNLEKLNKVELLTLFSILEGELEARDLVIEALKAQHKDAFIEERYGKYNISDPLMALQRDFEALKEENYGEKQPVCANPLSILKVVMKHCKNMQEKMLSQLAAAESRHRKVILDLEEERQRHAQDTAEGDDVTYMLEKERERLTQQLEFEKSQVKKFEREQKKLTSQLEEERAHHKQLSSMLVLECKKATTKATEEGQKLGELNMKLEKERSKVNQLEEELEAKKKRGLQMEAQVEKQLSEFDIEREQLKAKLNREENRTKALREEIEDLKKTLKQVETSLKTDSNKVESTSPCVSEVSTATVTEIPLGRSVASQTSNHLTENMNQESSIKLAHTLPLATALHPYAKANGHCDADTLTGVEVPHAAVENLDKGKSAGPAAESTAESNISPVRTESLSGSVPPLPSNGISLSPSNTASSSLTSSPCSSPVMSKRLLGTSTSNPSYQSSYQVGINQRFHAARHKFQSQADQDHQSSGLQSPPSRDLSPTFADNSAAKQLARNTVTQVLSRFTSQQGPIKPVSPNSSPFGTDYRNLANPMSPKSETSPV; this is encoded by the exons GCCCAACACAAAGATGCTTTTATTGAAGAACGTTATGGAAAATACAACATTAGTGATCCATTGATGGCTCTTCAGAGAGATTTTGAAGCACTGAAAGAAGAAAATTATGGTGAAAAGCAACCTGTTTGTGCCAATCCTTTATCCATTCTGAAGGTAGTAATGAAACATTGCAAGAATATGCAGGAAAAAATGCTGTCTCAACTGGCTGCTGCAGAGAGTAGACACAGAAAG GTAATTTTGGATCTTGAAGAAGAAAGGCAACGACACGCCCAAGATACTGCTGAAGGCGATGATGTCACCTATATGCTGGAAAAAGAACGAGAACGGCTCACACAACAG TTGGAATTTGAAAAATCTCAAGTGAAGAAGTTTGAGAGGGAACAGAAAAAGCTGACTAGCCAACTGGAGGAAGAGCGTGCACACCACAAGCAACTTTCTTCTATGCTTGTGTTGGAATGTAAGAAAGCCACAACTAAAGCTACAGAGGAAGGGCAAAAGCTTGGAGAgttaaatatgaagttggaaaaggaaagaagcaaaGTAAACCAATTGGAAGAGGAGCTAGAAGCCAAGAAGAAAAGAGGCTTGCAAATGGAAGCACAAGTTGAGAAACAGTTATCTGAGTTTGACATTGAACGAGAGCAATTGAAAGCCAAACTTAACCGGGAAGAAAATCGGACCAAAGCCCTAAGGGAAGAAATAGAGGAtctgaaaaaaacattaaaacaagtgGAAACTTCTTTGAAAACTGACAGCAACAAAGTTGAGAGCACATCGCCGTGTGTCTCCGAGGTGTCCACAGCAACTGTTACAGAAATCCCCTTAGGTAGGTCAGTGGCTTCTCAGACTAGTAATCACTTGACAGAAAACATGAACCAGGAGTCTTCAATCAAATTGGCACACACGTTACCACTGGCCACAGCTCTCCATCCCTATGCCAAGGCAAATGGACATTGCGATGCTGATACACTAACAGGTGTTGAGGTGCCTCATGCTGCAGTAGAGAATCTAGACAAGGGCAAGTCTGCTGGGCCAGCTGCTGAGAGTACTGCAGAAAGTAATATCTCCCCAGTAAGAACAGAGTCTCTTTCTGGGTCAGTTCCACCACTCCCTTCCAATGGAATTTCCTTGTCCCCCAGCAATACTGCTTCTTCTTCTCTGACATCTTCACCATGTTCCTCCCCAGTCATGAGTAAGCGTCTACTTGGAACATCAACCAGCAACCCCAGCTACCAATCTTCCTACCAAGTGGGAATCAATCAGCGCTTCCATGCTGCCCGTCACAAATTCCAATCTCAGGCCGATCAAGATCATCAATCAAGTGGTCTCCAAAGTCCACCATCCAGAGATTTGTCACCTACTTTTGCTGATAATTCTGCAGCAAAACAGCTTGCCCGCAATACAGTCACTCAGGTTCTCTCCAGATTCACCAGTCAGCAGGGGCCTATCAAACCAGTCTCCCCTAACAGTTCACCTTTTGGCACAGACTACCGAAATCTCGCTAACCCTATGAGTCCCAAAAGTGAAACTAGCCCAG TGTAG
- the CTTNBP2NL gene encoding CTTNBP2 N-terminal-like protein isoform X1, with amino-acid sequence MNLEKLNKVELLTLFSILEGELEARDLVIEALKAQHKDAFIEERYGKYNISDPLMALQRDFEALKEENYGEKQPVCANPLSILKVVMKHCKNMQEKMLSQLAAAESRHRKVILDLEEERQRHAQDTAEGDDVTYMLEKERERLTQQLEFEKSQVKKFEREQKKLTSQLEEERAHHKQLSSMLVLECKKATTKATEEGQKLGELNMKLEKERSKVNQLEEELEAKKKRGLQMEAQVEKQLSEFDIEREQLKAKLNREENRTKALREEIEDLKKTLKQVETSLKTDSNKVESTSPCVSEVSTATVTEIPLGRSVASQTSNHLTENMNQESSIKLAHTLPLATALHPYAKANGHCDADTLTGVEVPHAAVENLDKGKSAGPAAESTAESNISPVRTESLSGSVPPLPSNGISLSPSNTASSSLTSSPCSSPVMSKRLLGTSTSNPSYQSSYQVGINQRFHAARHKFQSQADQDHQSSGLQSPPSRDLSPTFADNSAAKQLARNTVTQVLSRFTSQQGPIKPVSPNSSPFGTDYRNLANPMSPKSETSPGKVSSPLSPLSPGIKSPTIPRAERGNPPPIPPKKPGLTPSPATTMPPVKTSSQASLGSSMEMATSCSSNAVVANGKDIDILLPTNS; translated from the exons GCCCAACACAAAGATGCTTTTATTGAAGAACGTTATGGAAAATACAACATTAGTGATCCATTGATGGCTCTTCAGAGAGATTTTGAAGCACTGAAAGAAGAAAATTATGGTGAAAAGCAACCTGTTTGTGCCAATCCTTTATCCATTCTGAAGGTAGTAATGAAACATTGCAAGAATATGCAGGAAAAAATGCTGTCTCAACTGGCTGCTGCAGAGAGTAGACACAGAAAG GTAATTTTGGATCTTGAAGAAGAAAGGCAACGACACGCCCAAGATACTGCTGAAGGCGATGATGTCACCTATATGCTGGAAAAAGAACGAGAACGGCTCACACAACAG TTGGAATTTGAAAAATCTCAAGTGAAGAAGTTTGAGAGGGAACAGAAAAAGCTGACTAGCCAACTGGAGGAAGAGCGTGCACACCACAAGCAACTTTCTTCTATGCTTGTGTTGGAATGTAAGAAAGCCACAACTAAAGCTACAGAGGAAGGGCAAAAGCTTGGAGAgttaaatatgaagttggaaaaggaaagaagcaaaGTAAACCAATTGGAAGAGGAGCTAGAAGCCAAGAAGAAAAGAGGCTTGCAAATGGAAGCACAAGTTGAGAAACAGTTATCTGAGTTTGACATTGAACGAGAGCAATTGAAAGCCAAACTTAACCGGGAAGAAAATCGGACCAAAGCCCTAAGGGAAGAAATAGAGGAtctgaaaaaaacattaaaacaagtgGAAACTTCTTTGAAAACTGACAGCAACAAAGTTGAGAGCACATCGCCGTGTGTCTCCGAGGTGTCCACAGCAACTGTTACAGAAATCCCCTTAGGTAGGTCAGTGGCTTCTCAGACTAGTAATCACTTGACAGAAAACATGAACCAGGAGTCTTCAATCAAATTGGCACACACGTTACCACTGGCCACAGCTCTCCATCCCTATGCCAAGGCAAATGGACATTGCGATGCTGATACACTAACAGGTGTTGAGGTGCCTCATGCTGCAGTAGAGAATCTAGACAAGGGCAAGTCTGCTGGGCCAGCTGCTGAGAGTACTGCAGAAAGTAATATCTCCCCAGTAAGAACAGAGTCTCTTTCTGGGTCAGTTCCACCACTCCCTTCCAATGGAATTTCCTTGTCCCCCAGCAATACTGCTTCTTCTTCTCTGACATCTTCACCATGTTCCTCCCCAGTCATGAGTAAGCGTCTACTTGGAACATCAACCAGCAACCCCAGCTACCAATCTTCCTACCAAGTGGGAATCAATCAGCGCTTCCATGCTGCCCGTCACAAATTCCAATCTCAGGCCGATCAAGATCATCAATCAAGTGGTCTCCAAAGTCCACCATCCAGAGATTTGTCACCTACTTTTGCTGATAATTCTGCAGCAAAACAGCTTGCCCGCAATACAGTCACTCAGGTTCTCTCCAGATTCACCAGTCAGCAGGGGCCTATCAAACCAGTCTCCCCTAACAGTTCACCTTTTGGCACAGACTACCGAAATCTCGCTAACCCTATGAGTCCCAAAAGTGAAACTAGCCCAGGTAAGGTCTCTAGTCCTTTAAGTCCCCTTTCACCTGGAATTAAATCACCCACTATACCCAGAGCAGAAAGAGGAAATCCTCCACCAATTCCTCCAAAGAAACCTGGTCTGACTCCTTCTCCAGCAACTACCATGCCACCAGTGAAAACTTCAAGTCAGGCATCCCTGGGTTCTTCTATGGAAATGGCAACTAGTTGTTCAAGCAATGCTGTTGTAGCCAATGGGAAAGATATTGATATTTTATTGCCAACCAATAGCTAG